In the genome of bacterium SCSIO 12827, the window TCCTTGTTCATGACACCATCCTAACGCAGCCGGCACCGATTGGGCACCGGCGGGCGGCCCGTACGCAGACCTAGAAGAATTTCTTGAGATCCATGCCCGCGTAAAGGCTTGCGACCTCGTCCTCGTAGCCGTTGAACATCAAGGTCGGCTGGCGGATCGGCAGGCCGAAGATGTTGTTCAGGCCGATCTTCTTTTCCGTGGCCTGGCTCCAGCGCGGATGGCTGACGTTGGGATTCACGTTGGAATAGAAACCGTACTCGCGGCCATTGGCGATGGACCAGGAGGTCGGCGGCTCTTTCTCGACGAAGCGCATGAGCACGATCGACTTGATGGATTTGAACCCGTACTTCCACGGCACGATCAGGCGGATGGGGGCACCGTTTTGGTTGGGCATGACCTGGCCGTGCACACCGACCGCCAACAGGGTCAGCGGATTCATGGCCTCGTCCATGCGCAGGCCTTCCTTATAAGGCCATTCCAGATACGGCCGACGTTGCCCCGGCATCTGGTCCGGGTCGAACACGGTTTCGAAATAGACGTACTTGGCTTTCGACGTTGGGTTTAGGCGCTGGATCACTTTGGCAAGCGGCACGCCCAGCCAAGGCACGACCATCGACCAGGCTTCGACGCAGCGGAATCGGTAGACCCGGTCCTCGATGTCCTCGGCCTTGATCAAGTCGTCAATGTCGTAGGTGCCGGGCTTTTCCACCGCCCCCTCGACCTTGATGGTCCAGGGCGTGGTCTTGAAATTTCCGGCGTTTTCCGCCGGGTCGCCCTTGCCGACGCCGAATTCATAGAAGTTGTTGTAGGTGCTGACGACCTCGAACGACGCCGGTTCCTGGCCCAGGACCTGGGCGTTGTATTTCGGATGCGGCGCGCCGGAAAGCGCCTTGCCCTCGGCCGGGCGCCAGGCCGCGGCGGCCTGGTTCGGAAGCCACATGGGCATGGTCGCCGCAAGCCCGCCGAAGCCGAGCGTCTTGAGCACCCTGCGGCGGTCTTCGAACACGCTTTTCGGCGTGATCTCGCTGGACGAGATGGGATGGCGGGGGCGCTGGCGGATGATCATGGCGGTCTTCCTTCCGGTTCGTCTGCGTCGATATCCGGCGCGCAATAGGATCGCCGGGCCGGGGTCATGCGGTCTTTATGGTTCCGCGAAGAGTATAAGCCGGGAAGGTGCCCACCCAATAAGGCGAAGGCGGGGCAGGGCCGTCACATCTTCGCGAGGGTTTCGCGAGCGACCCGCCAACTGGGGCGTTCCCATTCGCCGGAAAGCGGTGTAGGAGAAACCACCATGCGCACGCTTTATCATCTGTGGATGTCGCCTTTTTGCCGTAAGGCCCGAATCTTCCTGGGCGAAAAGCGGCTGGAGCACGAACTTCGGATCGAGAACATCTGGGAACGCCGCGAGGAGTTCCTGGCGCTTAATCCTGCCGGAACCGTGCCGGTGCTGGTGGAGATCGACGGCACGGCGATTTCCGGGGCCGATGTGATCTGCGAATTCCTGGACGAAGTCCATGATGACCCGCCGCTGATCGGCCGCACGCCGGTGATCCGGGCCGAGGTCCGCCGCCTGACCAACTGGTTCGATGAAAAATTCAATCGCGAGGTCACGGATAATCTGGTCGGCGAAAAGCTGCTGAAGCGCTTTCTTGGCCAGGGTGAGCCCAAGGGCGCGCGGATCCGTGCCGGGCACGCTAACATCCACATGCATCTGAACTACGTGTCGTTCCTGGTAGAGCGGCGGCGCTGGCTGGCCGGGGATGATTTTTCCATGGCCGACGTAGCGGCGGCGGCGCATCTGTCCTGTGTCGACTATCTGGGCGACGTGCCCTGGGAAGATCACCCGGAGGCCCGCGACTGGTATGCCCGGGTCAAGTCACGGCCCAGCATGCGGTCCGTGCTGTCCGACCGTATGCCCGGCTTTCCGCCGCCCCGCCATTACGCGGATTTGGATTTTTAACGCCGCGGCGGCACGCTGTCAGGCCGCACATCCATGTTTTCGATGTTCTGCCGCGCCGGTCCGGCGGCTGCGCTGTCGGGCATGGCATTCAGGATTTTCAACCAGTCCGCCCGGGCCCCCGCATCATCGCCCTTGAGCCGCCGCAGGATTCCGCGCTCCAAAAGGGCCTCCGGGTTCGCGGGATCGATTTCCAACGCCGTGTTGGCGTCGGCCAGCGCATCGGCCGCCCGATCCAGGAAACGCCGGGCACTGGCCCGGAGCGCATAAGCGTCGGCACGCGACGGCGATAGGTTGAGCGCGGCACTCAGGTCCGTGTCCGCCGCGTCGTAATCGCCCCTTGCCGCCCAGGCCTGGGCCCGGTCGACCAGCAGGTCCGGATCACCGGGCATGAGTGCTATGGCGGAGGCGAAAGCCCGCGTCGCGTCCTCGGGCCGGCCTTCCAGCAGCCAGGCCTGGCCCGCCTGATCGTACAGCCCGGCCTTGACCGGCGGTTCCTCGATGGAAATCTGGGCAAGGCGCTCCAGGCGCTTGGCCGCTTCGCCAAATTGTTCAAGCTCGATCAGAGCAACCGCCGCGCAATGGTCGGCCGCGTCACCCCCGCCCAACGACCGCCAGCCGATGGCCATTTCGAACCCATCCTGGGGCCGGCGGCGTGCCAGGGTCATGCATTTCTGGTATTCCGCCGCCTGAGCGGCCTTGGATGCAGTGCCAAGTCCCGTCTGCGCGGACGGTTGCCCAAGCAGTCCCTGCTGGGCCGCCGCCGGCAGGGGCGGCAGGCCGACGGCCAGGCACATCAACAGTCCCGCAAGCGGGCGGAGGGCACGGCAACGATGAATGGGCGGGATCCCTGGCATGACGGTCGGGCTCTGGTTATAACCAAGCCTGCTTATAGGAGGCATTCCGCCCCCTTGTCGACCGGGGCCGCACGCACATGACCAACCTGTTCTGTTTCGGATTGGGCTTCAGCGCCCAGACTTTGGCCCGCGGCCTGATGGCCGAGGGTTGGACCGTGGCCGGAACCTGTCGCACGCCGGGCAAGCAGGCGAAACTGCGGGCAGGCGGGATCGACGCCTATGTGTTCGACGGTGCTGCCCCCCTGGACATTTCCGCTGGGGCGGCCCTGGCCCGCGCCGATCACCTGTTGATGTCCATCCCGCCGAGCGGCGAAGGCGATCCCGTGCTGACACAGGCCGGCCCGGCCCTTGAACAGGCCGCCGGACACATCCGCTGGGCCGGGTATCTATCGACCACCGGGGTTTACGGCGACACGGGCGGCGCCGAGGTGACGGAAGACAGCCCCCTCGCCCCGACATCCCCCCGGGGCGCATACCGCGCCGCCGCCGAGGCGGCCTGGCTTGATCTCGGCCGCCGCAAAAACCTTCCGGTCCATGTCTTTCGTCTGGCCGGGATTTATGGGCCGGGCCGCAGCGTACTCGACCAGCTGCGCCAAGGTACGGCGCGCCGCATCGACAAGCCGGGGCACCGGTTTTCCCGCATCCATGTCGCCGATATCGCCGCCGTGCTGCGCGCCTCCATGGCGCGGCCGAACCCTGGAGCGATCTATAACGTGTGCGACAACGAACCCGCCGCCCAGGCCGACGTGATTGCCCATGGCGCCAAGCTCCTAGGCCTGCCGGCCCCCGATCTCGTGCCCTTCGATCAGGCCGCCGAGACCATGTCGCCCATGGCGCGCAGCTTCTGGCGCGACAATCGGTTGGTCAGCAATGCCCGCATCAAGGATGACCTGGGCGCGGCGCTGTCCTGCCCGACCTACCGCGAAGGCCTGGCCGCGATCCTGGCGGCGGAGAGTTGAGCCGGTTAGCGCAGACCCGGGAATCATCATATTCCCATATTCGGATTATTTTCCTTGACTACCGAATAACCCTCGGGTAGGGTCCCTTCATCGACAGGGCGAGGTGTGTCCGCGCTTCGGCGCCGGCCCTCCCTCTCGGCTTTTTCTTCATTCGATCCGGCCCGCCCGGCCCCGCTTTGACCAGCGGGGTGCCGATGGGCGCGCCCTCCTTCCGGAGACATTCCCATGACAGCGAAACCGACCGCGCGCCGCGCCCGCCGGGGCAGCGGTGCGCGCACCGCCTTTGACCGCCAGGCATTGATCGACCAGTTGACCCGTTCCGACGGCGGGCTGGAGGACATCCTGGCCAAATCACCCCGCGATCTGACCGAGGCCGAGGTCCGCCAGATTGCGCAACGCCGGCTCGCCCTGCCCGCCGGGGCGGAGAAGGAAACCCTCGACCGGTTCGAGCGCGCGTTCTACGACGATGCCTACGGCACAGACTTGGCCGAAGCCGATGAAACCGGCCGCCTGATGGCGCCGGCGGCGCGTCGTCCCGTCAGCACCGCCCCTGTTCCGGCCCGCACGGCCGACGGCATGGACCTGTCCCGCGCCATTGGGCGCCTGGCGGAGCGCGTCGCCGACATTGCGGAAACTCAGGGATCGCGCGATGCCGTCCGCTTTCTGCAACGGGGTCTGACCATCCTCAATCAAGCTGTCACGGAAGCCCGCGGCGACGATGCCATGGCCGCAGCCCCAACCAACGGCCCGATGTTCCAGGATCTTGTCGATGACGGCGACCCGGGCCCCAAGACCCGTGCCGCCCTGCGCACGGCGTCGGCCCGTCTGGGGGCCCCGAAGATTGAGGAAGCCCTCGCCCTCGGCCGTTTCGAAGCTGCGTTGCGTGGCCTCGCCGACGGAACGTCTGCATCGGGCCTTCGTGACGTTACATCTGCCTCATTCGCCGAGTTGTTTCGCGAGCCCGCGACCGTCGGCCCGCATATTCCGACCGAGGAAGGGGAGAGCCTGCAGATGACGGTCAACGACCTGGGCAAGGTTCTGCTCGGACCGCGCGGCTTCACGGCCCTGCGCGAGGACGGCATCATCGGGCCGAAGACCGAGGCGGCGTTGAAACGCGTTCTCAAGGCCGCGGGCCCCCGGCGCCTGACGGAAACCATGGGCCGCAACCTGGGCTTCTTCCTGTTCGAGCCACCCAAACCGGGCCGCCGATCCCTGCTGCAATCCGCCGCGGGCGCTTTATCAGGGCAAAATTTTGATGTTGTATAGGAAAATATTCTTGACGCGACAAGTCCGATCTGTCATAACCAAACCAACGAACGGGCGAGATGCGTCCGCCCCCCCGAACGTTCCCCCCCAACACCGATGATAGGAGCCCTTGATGGGGAGCATGGATAACAGGCCATCGCTGCCGCCCGCACCGTCTTCTTCCGACGATGACACGGTGACGGGGCTTCCCGGCAAGGGCGGCGCGGACGGCTTCGGTGGGTTCGGCAGAACATTCTTGTCGGACAGTGTCGGCCGCGGCCAAGCCAACAAGCCCGATGATGTCCTGCAGGTTTCGCGCTTTCTCGCCAAGAACGACATCCTGCCTGCACCGAGCGAAACCGCGGATGAGGATTTCTTCCGCGCCGTCGAAAAGGGCCAGGATCGCCTCAATGTACTGGCCGGCGGCGGCCTTCACCGCGATGGCATCATCAAGCCCTGGGGCCCGACGGAGGTTCTCAGCCAACGCGCGGTCTCGTCCGGCAAAATGCGCCCCTTCGACACGGACCAATCCGCCCCGGCCGACGGCAATTCCGCCCAGGTTGCCGACACGCAAAACGGGCGCCGGCCGGTGCCGCCGCAGTATCCTCCGCGGCTGCCGCCCTTGCCCGCACGCCAGGGTGATGGCGCAAACATCCGAACGATCGGGACGCATGGCACGCACGAAGAGACGCCACTTGAACGGAAGTCACGGTTCGGCTCCCAAGGCGTCGAGGCGGACCAACTCTTTCGCCCCGATAAAATGGATCCTGATTCCGCCGCCGCGTTCATGCGCCGCTTGGAAGACCGGCGAACAACTGTTCTTGAACCAAAGGCCAATGAGCGCTCCATCCCCGTCACCATAGGCGGATATCAACTCACCCGAGAAAGCTGCTACCTTCTAGGAAAGGCAATGACAGCGACAGCCGAGACCAGGAAGGCGGTCATGGCCGAGGTCAACAAGTCGGGTTTAGGGCGCACGCAAAAAGGGGCCGTGAATGAATTGATCACGCGCCGCCTGGAATCTAGTGGGAAGGACCCCGTCCGGTTCGGTGACAGGAAGGTTATTGCCCGGCTCATGAGCCAGATGGACGAACGGAACGCCAAGACCCGTGACACCGTTTCTGGGGCGTTGCCATTTTTGTTTCCGACGCTGCAGGTAGAGAAAGTTGCGCCGGCAATCAAGCTGCAGGATGCCATCGGCACGATCATCCGCGAGACGATCAAAAAGCAGACCGAGGACTAAATCTGGACAACAACCATTGTCAACGTGGCAAGATGCAAGTACCACTTCAGGATGAATTTCTCCGCACTCCGTCCGTTGATTTTCCTCATGGCCATATGCTTGACTACCCCGTCGCTGGCCACCGAACGGAATGATGTGATATCCCGCGAAGACGCTCTGGTTCGGCTATTCGAAGAATCCGTATTCAAGGGATGGACCTGGCCCATCGCATCAAACAACCAGAAACCGTTCAAGATCGAAATCGCGGTCAAATGGCAAGCTCCGCTCAATATCTGGATTATGCATGAAATAGGCTTCGGCTATCCGCTTTCATGGGAAGACGACTACGAAAATTTTCGAGCATTCATCGCCACCCTATTGCTGGAACTGTCCCAGCTGACGGGATTGCCCATCACCGAGTACCCTCCAACCGAAGGTCCCGACCTCAATGCCGCCGTTTATATCATCGGCGAAGATTACATTGAAACGTACTACGAGAATTTCAACCGCGCCGGTTTGGCGCGCCTCGGCACCCAAAGCTTCGTATGCAGTGGCTGGCCGCAACCGAATGAGGCCGGCACCTTGAGCCGCGGGTACATGTTGCTACGAACTGACTTACCCAAGAACCTGGCGCAGCACTGTATCGTCAAGACGATGCTTGAGGCCTTGGGGCTCTCAGGTATCGGCGGACGCCAACAAGTCTCCCGTGACCGAATTGACGGACACCCTCTGTATCCGCTGAGCCTTGAAGTGAAGCTGATCCTCCGCACGCTCTATGATCCGCGGATCAAGCACGACATGGCCAGGGCCGACGCCATGGCGCAAGCCCGCACCATTATCGGCGGCCTGCTGCGCGCCATCGACCGGCAAGGTGAAAGCGCGCTCTACCAACACTGAACGCTCCGGACCGCGCCGACACCCGCCGGTTCACCTCAACCCTAATCAGGAGACGAAGATGATGAGGTATGACCCGGCCGCCATTATGGCGGCGGCGGGCGCTTTGCTGTGTGCGGCGATGATCGCGCAGGGATTGGCCTGACCGATGTTCGATCTGACCGGTGGCGGCTGGGCACTCGGCCTTGCCGCCGCCGACGCGGCCGCGATCCTTGCCCTGGTCATGCTGATTGAACGCCGGGGGCGGAGCCAGGCCATCGCGCTTGAGGATGCCCGCCACGAGTTCGAGACCGGTTTGGCTTTCCTCGAAAGCCGGCTGCGGGCACGCAGCGCCCCCGCCGGCAAACTTCCCCCCATCGATGACGAAGGAACCTGAGATGAGCCGACTCCCGGATCACGCGCAGGCGGCCCAACACGCCGCCGATGTCCTGGCCCGCACCCTTTATGGCGAGGCACGGGGCGAGTCCGTGCGCGGCAAGGAAGCCGTCGCCGCCGTGGTCATGAACCGGGTGCGCCGCGCCCGCATCGCCGGCGGGACTTATTGGTGGGGCGGCACGGTGGAAGAAGTCTGCCGGCGGCCGTGGCAGTTTTCCTGTTGGAACGCGGGCGATCCCAACCGCGTGAAGATTGAAGCCGTGGCCGCCGACAATCGCGTGTTCCAGACTTGCCAGCGCATCGCGCGGCGTGCCCTTGCCGGAACCCTGGCCGATCCCACAGACGGCGCCACCCATTACCACACCAGGTCAGCCAACCCGCCCTGGGCCCGGGGCAAGGCCCCTTCCGCCGAGATCGGCGGCCACCTGTTCTATGCCGATATCGAGTAGCCGCCATGCTGAGTGCATTGATTGCGCCCGTGATCGGTGGGCTGTTCAACGTCATCGACCAGGCCGTCGAGGACAAGGACGAGGCCGCCCGCATCAAGGCGCGGCTGCAGGAAATGGTGCTGACCGGCCAAATGAAGGAGATCGAGGCGGCGGCCCAAGTCATCGTCGCCGAGGCCCAGGGCGACAGTTGGCTGCAGCGCAACTGGCGGCCCCTGCTGATGTGCCTGTTCGGCATCATTGTCGCCAACAACTACATCGTTCACCCCTGGTTCGGCGTGCCCATGCTGCCCCTGCCGCCGGACATGTGGGAACTGCTGAAGATCGGCGTCGGCGGCTATGTTGTCGGCCGGTCCGTAGAAAAGGGCATCCGCGTTTGGAAGGACCAGCCGTAATCCGGCCCGTCCCGACCGCGACACCCTCCCCCTGCTGACATTCCGGAGAAACCCATGGCAGATCATATTCAGATCGGCGACATCACGCCGCGCAAGCGCTACGTCGCCGACGGCACGCAGACCCTGTTCACTTATCCCTTCCCCATCTTCAAGGCCGCCGACCTGGAGGTCTATCTGGACGACGCCCTGCAGGAAACCGGTTATGCCGTTTCTAACGCCGGACAGGACCTGGGTGGTGAGGTCAATTTTGACACGCCGCCCGCCGCCGGCGTCGCCGTTACCCTGCGCCGCCGACTGACCATCGCGCGACAGTCCGACTTTCAGGAATCTGGCGCCTTCCGGGCGCGCGTCATTAATGACGAATTGGATTTCCTAACTGCTGCCCTGCAGCAGGTCGCCGACGACACGCGACGCGCGCTGCAACTGTCACCGACGGATCCGGACGCAGTGCTGACCCTGCCGGACCGCGCGGCACGCGGCGGCACCTTCCTCGCCTTCGATGCAGAAGGAAATCCAGTGGCCGGCGCCGGGTCCATCGGCGGCTTTCCAGCCACCACCTTCATCACGACACTGCTCGACGATACGGATCCACTTTCGGCCCGCGCCACCTTGTCGGCGCAGGAAGACTTGGGCGTGACACCGCCGACGGCCGGCAACGTGGGGGCCGTTCTTACCGTCAATCCGGCAGGCACCCTCCATTACGACCCGACCTTGACCCATGGCGCCCATCTGACGGCGCTCAGCTTCGGCCTTTGAGGAGACCAAGACATGGCAACCACCCCCGATTATCTCGGTGCGCGAAATTGCAAATGCACCATCATCACCAACAGTGACGGCACCACGGCACAGACCATCTTCACCGCCGGCACCAACGGAGCCCGCGTGCATCTGGTTTCCGCCTCCACGGACGACACCACGCCGTCGCTCACTTTGATGAAAAACGACGGCACCACGTCCTGCATCCTGGCGACCTTCCAACTACCGACGAATTCGGGCCGCGTGAACGGGGCGCCGGCTGTCGACCTTCTGGACCCCACAGTCATCCCGTCGATCTCCGCCGACCCGGGCCGTTTCCTCACGCTCGGCGCGGGTGAAACACTGGCCATCGCCATGACCACCACCCTGACCGTCGACAAGACAGTCCACGTCGTGGTGGACGGGGTCAATTACTGATGAGTGCACGGGGCGGCGATGATCCGCGTAAACTCGGCCCAGGTCCGGAAAAACCGCAGGCGGACGATGGCGGATTGACCATGGGCCTACACCGTCAGACGGCGCATATGGACGACCCCGGCGTGAAGACCCACGGCCGCCTGCACGGTATTGGCCCGTCGCGGCGGCCGGTCGATGGCTTCAAACGTGAACGCCGCGTGGACGTCCGGGTTGAGAATTGCACGGGACTACTGAAGAACGGCAATTGCGCCGGGGACCCTTTCTGGATGCCGCCGGACGGTGCCTGGTACACCTGGCCCGGGATCGGCGGCACAGCCTCCAATCGCAATGGCGGCACGATTATGGCTCAGAACCCGACCAATCCCGGATTCGACTTCGCGGGCGGGCAGACGACATCAAACACAGACATCGTCGACTGGAACGCACCACAGCGAACCGCCTACGCAATTACGTCAGACGACACATTGACGGTCGTGAAACAGCGCGAGGTCACTGGCTTCGGCCAAGGCGCCGGCGGCGCCGGCGACGACAATTACAACTGCTATTCCAACTGCAACTGCAATTGTGCCTGTGCCTGTGCCTGTGTCTGCCAATGCGCCTGTGACTGCTGCTTTCCCGCCGGAACG includes:
- the msrP gene encoding protein-methionine-sulfoxide reductase catalytic subunit MsrP; the encoded protein is MIIRQRPRHPISSSEITPKSVFEDRRRVLKTLGFGGLAATMPMWLPNQAAAAWRPAEGKALSGAPHPKYNAQVLGQEPASFEVVSTYNNFYEFGVGKGDPAENAGNFKTTPWTIKVEGAVEKPGTYDIDDLIKAEDIEDRVYRFRCVEAWSMVVPWLGVPLAKVIQRLNPTSKAKYVYFETVFDPDQMPGQRRPYLEWPYKEGLRMDEAMNPLTLLAVGVHGQVMPNQNGAPIRLIVPWKYGFKSIKSIVLMRFVEKEPPTSWSIANGREYGFYSNVNPNVSHPRWSQATEKKIGLNNIFGLPIRQPTLMFNGYEDEVASLYAGMDLKKFF
- a CDS encoding glutathione S-transferase family protein gives rise to the protein MRTLYHLWMSPFCRKARIFLGEKRLEHELRIENIWERREEFLALNPAGTVPVLVEIDGTAISGADVICEFLDEVHDDPPLIGRTPVIRAEVRRLTNWFDEKFNREVTDNLVGEKLLKRFLGQGEPKGARIRAGHANIHMHLNYVSFLVERRRWLAGDDFSMADVAAAAHLSCVDYLGDVPWEDHPEARDWYARVKSRPSMRSVLSDRMPGFPPPRHYADLDF
- a CDS encoding SDR family oxidoreductase, which codes for MTNLFCFGLGFSAQTLARGLMAEGWTVAGTCRTPGKQAKLRAGGIDAYVFDGAAPLDISAGAALARADHLLMSIPPSGEGDPVLTQAGPALEQAAGHIRWAGYLSTTGVYGDTGGAEVTEDSPLAPTSPRGAYRAAAEAAWLDLGRRKNLPVHVFRLAGIYGPGRSVLDQLRQGTARRIDKPGHRFSRIHVADIAAVLRASMARPNPGAIYNVCDNEPAAQADVIAHGAKLLGLPAPDLVPFDQAAETMSPMARSFWRDNRLVSNARIKDDLGAALSCPTYREGLAAILAAES
- a CDS encoding DUF2927 domain-containing protein, coding for MNFSALRPLIFLMAICLTTPSLATERNDVISREDALVRLFEESVFKGWTWPIASNNQKPFKIEIAVKWQAPLNIWIMHEIGFGYPLSWEDDYENFRAFIATLLLELSQLTGLPITEYPPTEGPDLNAAVYIIGEDYIETYYENFNRAGLARLGTQSFVCSGWPQPNEAGTLSRGYMLLRTDLPKNLAQHCIVKTMLEALGLSGIGGRQQVSRDRIDGHPLYPLSLEVKLILRTLYDPRIKHDMARADAMAQARTIIGGLLRAIDRQGESALYQH
- a CDS encoding cell wall hydrolase, yielding MTKEPEMSRLPDHAQAAQHAADVLARTLYGEARGESVRGKEAVAAVVMNRVRRARIAGGTYWWGGTVEEVCRRPWQFSCWNAGDPNRVKIEAVAADNRVFQTCQRIARRALAGTLADPTDGATHYHTRSANPPWARGKAPSAEIGGHLFYADIE